ATGGTCATACGCCAAATGCACGCCTACAGCAACGAAGGGGGTGCGCTTCGAGGTACGCATGGGAGATACTATTTTGCTGCCATAGGCATTCTGTTAATGGCCTGGGTGCTTCCAGCGCTTCAACAGTTTCGCCACCGAAATTACGCTCTCATTTTAATCGCTACCTTAATGGTGCTTGCCGAATTCTGGCTCATGTTGGATGAAATAGTTCCCTTCTTGAATCGAGATGTTTGATACAAAGAAATTGTTTCCCGCTGCTCTCCTGGCATTTACACTTTTGGTGGTATGCCTGGGGCTTCTCTTTATTGGGTCTAAACTAGATGCGCTTGGGAAGCAGGTAGAGGAAGGTAGCGCAGTGGTTGCTGGCCCGTTGTCTGATGGAGTGACGATTGAACAAGTGATTGATGTTCCGGGAAATGCAGGGGATGACTCTTTGCACCTGGGCTTTCAGTTTGCAACTTACTCAAGGAAGAATCTGGGCCAAATCCGCATTCAAATGGAGCAGGGGGAATTCGTTGGTGAACATACCCTTCTTTCCGGTCAGTTGCGTGATAATGAGATAGTCTACGTTTCCTTTCCCTATCTTCGACCGGGCAAAGCACGCTTAACCATAGAAGGTCAGTTCGGTCCTAAACACAACAGTGCAACCGTGTGGTGTCGTTACAGTTCTGAGCTGCCTGCCATGCTCTTGGATGGTGAACTGAGTGATCGTCGGGTCGATGTCTGGTTCGCCAACAGAACCATTAACCGGGAAGAGGTTTTAAATCGGGTTGGAGTGGGAGGCTTAATTTTTCTGTCTCTGGTATTCTTTGCCGTTTTGATGACTGTGATTTATCGAGGATTGGTGGAGCAGGAATCCTTCAGTCTGCTGAATCCGGTAGTATCTTCGCTACTTGCGTCCAATAATAACAGACGATTGTTGATCTCTGTGCCAGTCAGCCTTCTCGCAGGTGGTTTAATCGTTTTATTTTCATTTCTGCTGGCCGATGTTCCGATGAATTTCCTCCCCCTTAACGATGAGTATTCTGAAGACCGTGTTCCGATCGCTCCCCTGAGTAAGGGAGTCGTTGTAGAGCAGACTTTCGAAATCACATCTGAAATGGCCGGTAGCGATCTTGGTCTTGGGCTCATGTTTGGAACCTTTCTTCGAGAGAATAAAGCAAAGATCGAGTTGGAAGTTACGCAGGGAGACAAAAGCGATCGAGTCGTTTTTAACAGCGAATCCATTGTCGATGGAACGGAGCGGATCTTTGTCTTTTCTCCCTTCGATTTAGGTGAAGCGACTTTGAGCATCTCCGGCGTAAATGGAAAGGGATCGAATTCTCCGACTATTTGGTTCGAGCCAGGTGAGGCTGAACCGCAAGCGATCGTAAATGGTGAGAGAGTGCCGCAGCACTTGGTGCTCTTTCGCTATATAGCCGTGCCGGAAGTAAATGCCGAAGATAACGAACTTCCGGTCAAATGGATAGCTGTGGTGATGGTCTTGGTGTTCGCGCTTCTCCAAATTCGGTTTATAGCAAAGAAATAAACCGGAGCTTCTTATCGAATGGCTCGGATATCCTCTTTGGTCCTCAGGCAAACCGAGTTGCCAGAGAAAATGAGTAAACTTAAGTTGTGTTCTAATCTTCAATTTTTCTTCCCTTGGCACTTCTGCCACTGGTCCGACGGGCGGTACTTTTGAACTTCTTGGTGACGACCGAAGCATCTAGAAAGGCATCTGCATAGCGTTGGCCGAATATTCGAAGCGACTTGGAATCGAAGTGAGTATTGTCCTCCATCGGCGTGAGGCCGTTAGAGCTCACGAAGTCCATTTGCGGGAAATACTGAACGACTGCCTGCTGTGCACGATCGACCCGCTTACGGTGTTCGTCCCATGGCTTTTCCGGAAACTGGCCCAGTTGGCCAATCACCATGGGCAATTCGGGATTATTAAATTCTCCGCGAAAGCGTTTTACTAATGCCCGTAGTCTTTTCTCATAGTGCCTTGCTCGATCTTTACGACTGTCGGATTCACCTTGGTGCCAAAGGATGCCTTTCAGGACGCCGTCCTTTAACGCAGTCCTTGTCCGGCTGATCGCATCGTCATAGGGAGGGCTGTGCGTCTGGATATGGTAGCCTCCCGGTTGCCAACTCTCAATCGGAGAACCTCCGCAGGCGGCCGGTATGAGGCCGATCGTAATCTCTGGGTCCGCCTCGACCATTTCAAGGGCGAAGGACTTGGCTAGACCAACCCCGGCTTGCTTCTTGTCGAAGTGGATGGGCGCAACAGCCGGAATCCATTCACGATCTGCAGACAATGCCAGGATACGAGGGTGGGCTACTTTATCCTGTTCTTCAATATGGCCGCGACCCGCCATGTTGGATTGTCCGGCCAGGATGAATAGATGAAAGTTCTTTTTGGAGGGTAGCTCTACTGGACTGCTTTGGGCATTCAGGCAGGTCGATAGGGACATCAATGCGATTACCAGTGTGCCAAGTAAATGGGGTCGGTTGTTCATCATTTGCTTTTAACACAGATGGATTTCGAATGTGAAGGGGTTACTGACGAAAAATTTCAATGCGGCTACCCGGTAGATAGGAAAATGATTGGAAGAGTTGCCTCATCCCTCATAGCGAGTCTGGAAATGGGCCGGTGTTTACATCCTGTGAGGGTGATCAGGAATAGCATGCCAAGCGAGAGAAGGGTGTTCTTCATGAGGGGGTGAGTTGAGGCTTCTAGTGAATCGTTCTCTTGCTACCACGCACAGAATGCCATCACTGGATAAGAACAAACGCTCTATTGTTTCCTGAGATCGTAACAGATGAAACGCGTCGAGCTGCCGTCCAGCCCTTCATCGTTTTGTCCCACAAACAAGAGTCCTTTGCTGAGTGCCGGCATGGCCCAGGTTTGGCGGGCCAGAAAGAGGTGGGTAAGCTCTAGCTCCTTATAACCTTCAGGATTCAGGTCGAGCCAGGCGAGATGACCATATTGTCCAAGCACCAGGGTGCGTCCGTCGACTTCGATGAAGGAAGCCAAGGCAGGCATGAGGTTATAGCTTTGAGGCCCGTTGGGCGATTCCGTGGATGCCATCCATTCGGGTTCGTGTTTCCACATCAGCTCACCGGTTTCCATCTTTATGCAAACGATGGGCGCGTTTCTGGGACCGTGGCCATCTACGCCATAGAGATAACCGTCTTTGTGAATGGCGGTCATGAAGTGCGTATTGAGAATTGCGTTACGCCACAGTTCTTTGCAGCTTCCGTCTTCCTGGATCATAAGACAGACACCTCCTGCACCATAGCATTCAGAAATGTATACCATGTTGTCGACGACTACAGGAGAAGAAGCGTTCACCGATTCATAGCGACCACCTCGCCAGGGAAAACTGCTGTTGACCTCTCCGTTCTCAGGATCGATTACAAGCAGGCCACCCGTAGCTGGTCGGCTTTCTCCTCCGGCAAATACAAACAGCTTTCGGCCAGCGTGTGTGTTGGCCGGGACAGGGGAGGAGTAACTCGGTCCCCATTCATTGCCTGCTCCCCAGACCATCTTGCCCGTTCGTTTATCGAATGCGGCTACGCAGGGACCTTCGGGAGCGCCAACATTGACGATCACATTTTCTCCCTCTATCAGCGGGGCGCCTCCGACCCCAAAGAAATCGAGTGTCAGATCAAACTCCGACTTTAAGTCACGTTCCCAGAGCACCCGGCCGGTGCTAAGTTCCAGGCAATGTAGCTGCGCTTCAACACCCAGAGTATAGACGTATTCACCATCTGATATGGGGCGGCATCGCGGACCATTTCCAAACCCATAGCGGTCCTTGTAATTGGAGCGGTAGGCATGCATCCAGATGCGTTTCCCGGTTTCTGATTCCAGGCATTCGATGACTTCACGGTCACCACTGCGGTGAAAGATGACGACCTTATCGTCGATGGCAGCGGCCGCCGCATAACCTTCGCCACGCGATACCTCCCAGACCTTTGCAGGTCCTGTCTCGCCAAATGAAGTGATCAGGTGAGTTTCTGGCGAATAACCATTGTGGGTGGGTCCCAGGAAATCGCGCCAGTCACTGGTAACCGCCTGGGGTGAAAGTGGCTTCGGCGATTTATAAAAGGTTAGCTCTTTTTGAGTTTCCGGAGTCGGGGGAATGATGGCTTCCAGCTTGTGTGGAGTGGGTGGGGCAGGGTCCTCAAACCCCATCAAAGGCATGCAGGCTGCAAGCAGAGAAATAATAGTAAGGCGATAAACTTGCATTCTGGATCTACTATATTGGCCATTTTCAGTGATGCTAGCCTTTTTAGTTGAAACATTGACAGACTCTCATTGCGCAAAGAATCTGCGACATAGAATCCTTTAGACTTTCCCCGTTGCTTGCTTCGGGGTTCTAAAAATAACTTTCATCAGTCGTTGTGCGATCCCGCCCGATGTGTCCACCGAAGCCTGAAAGGCGGAGTTGGAAGGGTGGGGCGAAAGGACCTTGAAATACCCCGTGGCTTGCCTCGGGGAGTGGTCCTTTTGAGCGAAACGACTTCATTCAGGCAGTATGCAAAACCACTTTTTATCGAATCGAGTCAACCTGGCCTCCGCCAAATTTGGGGCCGAAGCCATTTACGCCACGGACGATTTCTTTGCCGACAAGTCGCGTATGCTCTTGGACAGCAAACCCGTTTTTATTGAAGATAAATACGATGAAAACGGAAAATGGATGGACGGCTGGGAGTCCCGCCGCAAGCGTGGTCCGGGATATGACTACTGCATCGTCAGGCTGGCCTTCCCGGGAAATATAGACGGTTTCTTAATCAATACGGCCCATTTCTCAGGTAATTTCCCTCCGGAAGCTTCAGTGGATGCCTGCACCTGTCCGGAAGGAGATCCCGATGAAGCCACTGAATGGACCAAAGTCTTGGCCAAGACGGGGCTGAAAGGAAACTCCGAGTTGCGCTATGAAGTGCCGGACGACCATATATATACGCACGTTCGTTTAAATATCTTTCCAGATGGTGGTATTGCTCGTTTCCATGTGTTTGGAACGGTTCACTGCCTTTGGGACACGCTCGATCCTAATGCTGAGTACGACCTGCTATCTTTGGCCAACGGTGGCCGACCCGTGGATTGGAATGACGCCCATTTTGGTCACCCCGTTAATATGCTTGGTCAAGGGCGTGGAGTGAACATGGGTGACGGCTGGGAAACAGCACGTCGAAGAGAACCAGGAAATGACTGGTGCGTGTTACAGCTGGGCCATCCAGGGATCATTGACCGCATTGTTGTCGATACCGCTCACTTTAAAGGGAATTACCCCGACCGCTGTTCTATTCAGGCAGCTTATGTGCCCGACGCACCTGATGCTCAGGTGGTCGATGAGAGTGTGGATTGGGCCGTCCTCATGCCGGAGTCGAAGTTGAGTGCACATGCTATTCACGAGTTTAGCAAGGAAGTGGAAGCTGTTGGGAAAATTTCTCATGTGCGACTAAATATATTTCCGGATGGTGGAATCAGTCGCTTAAGACTCTTTGGGAAGTTTATCAAAGCTTAGACATGCCTCTTAACATCCAGATCGAACCCCTGACCGCGACCGCCTTTGCGCCTTATGGAGATGTCGTCGAGACCGAAGGGCGTTCCAGTTTTCCTATCAATGAGGGACGCGCAGATCGCTACGATGCCTTAGGGGTAGTGGATTGCGAAGGTCAGGACCAACTTCCCCAGCTTAGTTTGGTTGAAGCTCGTCAATACGACCTGCCACAAACCGTCACCTTCCTTGAACGACATCCTCATGGCAGTCAGGCATTCATTCCTACTACCGATGTTCGCTTTATGGTGGTGGTTGCCGAACCCGGTGAAGAGATCGACGAATCAACACTCAAAGCCTTCGTGAGCAACGGCCAGCAAGGTATCAACTATCATCGCAATACCTGGCACCATGTGATCCTTACACCGTTCGACGATGTCAGCTTTATCGTTGTCGATCGCAGTGACCCCGGAAGTAATTGCGTTGAGCACTGGTATGCCGAGGAGGATCAGCCAGTTATAGATCCGTCTGGACTAAATGCTGAGTAGGTCCAGGAAGCCACGAGCAACGCTTCCCGCGAACTCTCAAAGCGAGTGATCTACTCCTTTTTACCTGAAGGGTCTGCTTGTCTTTGGTCCTTGGTGGCCAGGAATGCATCCTTTGTAGTGGTCGCGGATTTGGACAAAAGTAGGTCCTGAATAGAACGGCTTGTAGGCGATTCTGTGTTCTTCGCTGATTCTTTGGGACCAGTTCCCGCTGAGGTTATGTCTGAGTGGCTTCAGCTTTCCAATTCCTTCATGTGTTGACCTCAGGATGTCCTTTATCAGCAGATGGAAGCGCGTGACCATTCTCTTGTCATGTTTCTTCCAATACAGGTAACCCTCTCCCAATAAGCCACCTCGGCGGCCGCAAGGAGATCTCCCTCGTAGGTAGCATCAACAAAGATCTTCGCCTTGACCGTCTCCCCTGTATCCATTTTAGCGGATACAATGCGCGTGCCTTCGCGCTCGACCGAGACCAGACAGCGCCGCAAACGCACTTTTACGCCTGCTTCCTCCAGCATTTTGAGATAGAGCGCCTCCGCCGCAGATGGAGAAAAGTTGCGGATGCGTCCGATCCGGTCATAGAACTCCCGAGCCAAGCCACCGATGGACTCATTCTCACCCACATCGGTGGCTGTTAGCCCACCCGAGGTCACCCCTCCAGCATGCTTGTCAAAGCTCAGGATGACGACTTTCTTCCCCATGCTTCCGGCTTGAATTGCTGCTGCCACCCCGGCA
This genomic stretch from Opitutia bacterium ISCC 52 harbors:
- a CDS encoding FAD-dependent oxidoreductase, which gives rise to MRNRILLLLVGLINLSLCAVTHAGGPHYYRPVEAGKPRIIACDVLVYGGTPAGVAAAIQAGSMGKKVVILSFDKHAGGVTSGGLTATDVGENESIGGLAREFYDRIGRIRNFSPSAAEALYLKMLEEAGVKVRLRRCLVSVEREGTRIVSAKMDTGETVKAKIFVDATYEGDLLAAAEVAYWERVTCIGRNMTREWSRASIC
- a CDS encoding ureidoglycolate lyase, which codes for MPLNIQIEPLTATAFAPYGDVVETEGRSSFPINEGRADRYDALGVVDCEGQDQLPQLSLVEARQYDLPQTVTFLERHPHGSQAFIPTTDVRFMVVVAEPGEEIDESTLKAFVSNGQQGINYHRNTWHHVILTPFDDVSFIVVDRSDPGSNCVEHWYAEEDQPVIDPSGLNAE
- a CDS encoding type II toxin-antitoxin system YoeB family toxin; its protein translation is MVTRFHLLIKDILRSTHEGIGKLKPLRHNLSGNWSQRISEEHRIAYKPFYSGPTFVQIRDHYKGCIPGHQGPKTSRPFR
- the alc gene encoding allantoicase — translated: MQNHFLSNRVNLASAKFGAEAIYATDDFFADKSRMLLDSKPVFIEDKYDENGKWMDGWESRRKRGPGYDYCIVRLAFPGNIDGFLINTAHFSGNFPPEASVDACTCPEGDPDEATEWTKVLAKTGLKGNSELRYEVPDDHIYTHVRLNIFPDGGIARFHVFGTVHCLWDTLDPNAEYDLLSLANGGRPVDWNDAHFGHPVNMLGQGRGVNMGDGWETARRREPGNDWCVLQLGHPGIIDRIVVDTAHFKGNYPDRCSIQAAYVPDAPDAQVVDESVDWAVLMPESKLSAHAIHEFSKEVEAVGKISHVRLNIFPDGGISRLRLFGKFIKA
- a CDS encoding sialate O-acetylesterase, with the translated sequence MNNRPHLLGTLVIALMSLSTCLNAQSSPVELPSKKNFHLFILAGQSNMAGRGHIEEQDKVAHPRILALSADREWIPAVAPIHFDKKQAGVGLAKSFALEMVEADPEITIGLIPAACGGSPIESWQPGGYHIQTHSPPYDDAISRTRTALKDGVLKGILWHQGESDSRKDRARHYEKRLRALVKRFRGEFNNPELPMVIGQLGQFPEKPWDEHRKRVDRAQQAVVQYFPQMDFVSSNGLTPMEDNTHFDSKSLRIFGQRYADAFLDASVVTKKFKSTARRTSGRSAKGRKIED
- a CDS encoding PQQ-like beta-propeller repeat protein, coding for MQVYRLTIISLLAACMPLMGFEDPAPPTPHKLEAIIPPTPETQKELTFYKSPKPLSPQAVTSDWRDFLGPTHNGYSPETHLITSFGETGPAKVWEVSRGEGYAAAAAIDDKVVIFHRSGDREVIECLESETGKRIWMHAYRSNYKDRYGFGNGPRCRPISDGEYVYTLGVEAQLHCLELSTGRVLWERDLKSEFDLTLDFFGVGGAPLIEGENVIVNVGAPEGPCVAAFDKRTGKMVWGAGNEWGPSYSSPVPANTHAGRKLFVFAGGESRPATGGLLVIDPENGEVNSSFPWRGGRYESVNASSPVVVDNMVYISECYGAGGVCLMIQEDGSCKELWRNAILNTHFMTAIHKDGYLYGVDGHGPRNAPIVCIKMETGELMWKHEPEWMASTESPNGPQSYNLMPALASFIEVDGRTLVLGQYGHLAWLDLNPEGYKELELTHLFLARQTWAMPALSKGLLFVGQNDEGLDGSSTRFICYDLRKQ